A single genomic interval of Pochonia chlamydosporia 170 chromosome 7, whole genome shotgun sequence harbors:
- a CDS encoding major facilitator superfamily transporter (similar to Cordyceps militaris CM01 XP_006666385.1) — MSSTVLEQPQITQIELQPIQSPSPDPDPDPPHAQDIVERWNHPRSNIARLAFAFLTSIVAGMNDAVVGALLPSLESYYGLTYTVVSLIFLTPFVGYSLAAFTNARIHSTLGQRGIAILAPICHIITYTALSLHPPWPVLVVCNAVSGFGNGLTDACFCAWVGSMDRANAIQGLLHSCFSIGALLAPLVATSMLVRGLAWYTFYYIMLGISVLELIGLTISFWPKTGAVYRAQHQLGDSEPSSTRAALKSKVTWLCSLFYFAYMGAEIGLGGWIVTFMLRVRHATPYASGLTSTGFWTGMALGRACLGFVTEKYGERLCLSVYLALSVALQLLFWLVPQFVVSAVAVAFLGFFLGPLFPGAVMLTARLLPRRMHVSAIGFAMAVGGVGGTVFPFGIGAIAGAKGVGVLQPVILALLVVVLGVWIAFPRVEKRE; from the exons ATGTCGTCTACCGTCCTTGAGCAACCGCAAATAACTCAAATTGAACTCCAACCAATtcaatctccatctcccgatccagatccagatccgCCTCATGCCCAGGACATAGTCGAGCGATGGAACCACCCAAGAAGCAACATTGCCCGTCTGGCATTCGCGTTCCTAACATCCATTGTCGCAGGAATGAATGACGCAGTCGTCGGT GCTCTACTCCCATCT CTTGAATCCTACTACGGCCTCACATACACAGTCGTATCgctcatcttcctcaccCCCTTCGTTGGCTACTCCCTCGCCGCGTTCACCAACGCCCGAATCCATTCCACGCTGGGGCAGCGAGGCATCGCTATCCTCGCACCGATATGCCATATTATAACGTACACGGCGCTgtctctccatcctccctggccggtgttggtggtgtgtAATGCCGTCAGCGGGTTTGGCAACGGCCTTACAGATGCTTGTTTCTGTGCGTGGGTTGGGTCCATGGACAGAGCGAATGCTATTCAGGGTTTGTTGCATTCGTGCTTTAGCATTGGGGCGTTGTTGGCGCCGTTGGTGGCTACGAGTATGCTTGTTAGGGGATTGGCTTGGTATACGTTTTACTACATCATG CTTGGCATTTCTGTCCTCGAACTCATCGGCCTAACTATATCATTCTGGCCCAAAACCGGCGCCGTCTACCGCGCTCAACACCAGCTCGGCGACTCTGAACCCTCATCAACCCGCGCCGCTCTCAAGTCAAAAGTCACATGGCTCTGCTCCCTCTTCTACTTTGCCTACATGGGCGCCGAAA TCGGCCTGGGAGGCTGGATCGTAACATTCATGCTCCGCGTCCGCCACGCAACCCCCTACGCATCCGGCCTCACCAGCACCGGTTTCTGGACGGGCATGGCCCTCGGCCGCGCGTGTCTAGGCTTCGTCACCGAAAAGTACGGCGAACGGCTCTGCCTATCCGTGTACCTGGCGCTGTCTGTCGCCCTCCAGCTTCTCTTCTGGCTGGTGCCGCAGTTTGTGGTGTCGGCCGTGGCGGTCGCGTTCCTGGGCTTCTTCCTGGGTCCGCTGTTCCCCGGGGCGGTGATGCTGACGGCGAGGTTGCTGCCGAGGAGGATGCATGTTAGTGCTATTGGGTTTGCTATGGCGGTTGGGGGCGTGGGAGGGACGGTGTTTCCGTTTGGGATTGGTGCCATTGCGGGTGCCAAGGGCGTTGGGGTTTTGCAGCCGGTTATTTTGGCgcttttggtggtggttttggggGTTTGGATTGCGTTTCCGAGGGTTGAGAAGAGGGAGTGA
- a CDS encoding monocarboxylate permease (similar to Colletotrichum gloeosporioides Nara gc5 XP_007274610.1): MSTTAIQLTTLPSHPISRPAASQPVPQDDILLASREADAHVPDGGYGWAIVLSGSIILFWAVGATYAWGVMQAALVEDGLSGPAVLSFVGSLSASLVSVFAIVNARLMRKLGPRSTAVCGMSLLGGSMILSGFAVGSVGGLFCTVGVLMGFGASLCFIVVLTIPSQYFRSKRGIANGLIVAGGGWGAAAISFSLDALIRKLGPAWAYRVLGLTTLATGVPAAWLMKERMPLSTPGLIEWRLFKSLTFNLVFLSGAIGTFPLYVTPFFIPLYTKTLGFTSSTGAGLVAGFSISSAVGRILTGLACDKLGALNTLFISNLVTALSMLAIWPASTSLGPLAVFVVLNGLSNGGFFSTMPTVVSNVFGSARVSVAMSMVITGWLGGYLMGSPIAGYLLEAYGGAGAGLKAYRPAMFYAGSLALASAVMVLVARVRQTGRLFAIL, translated from the exons atgtcCACCACAGCCATCCAACTCACCACCCTCCCCTCCCACCCAATCTCACGACCAGCAGCCTCCCAACCCGTCCCCCAAGATgacatcctcctcgcctcccgCGAAGCAGACGCTCACGTCCCCGATGGCGGCTACGGCTGGGCCATCGTCCTCTCCGGCtccatcatcctcttctGGGCCGTCGGCGCAACCTACGCCTGGGGCGTGATGCAAGCAGCCCTCGTGGAAGACGGACTATCCGGTCCCGCGGTCCTCTCCTTCGTGGGCTCCCTCTCCGCATCCCTAGTATCCGTCTTTGCTATCGTGAATGCAAGACTCATGCGTAAGCTGGGCCCTCGCAGCACCGCCGTGTGCGGCATGTCCCTCCTCGGGGGGAGCATGATCCTCAGTGGTTTCGCGGTCGGTAGTGTCGGAGGATTATTCTGCACGGTCGGTGTATTAATGGGCTTCGGGGCAAG CCTGTGCTTCATC GTCGTCCtcaccatcccatcccaaTACTTCCGCTCCAAACGCGGCATCGCAAACGGTCTCATCGTCGCAGGCGGAGGCTGGggcgccgccgccatctccTTCAGTCTCGACGCCCTCATCCGCAAACTCGGTCCAGCATGGGCATACCGCGTCCTCGGCCTAACCACCCTCGCAACCGGCGTCCCTGCCGCATGGCTCATGAAGGAGCGAATGCCCCTATCAACTCCCGGCCTCATAGAATG GCGCCTCTTCAAGAGCCTCACcttcaacctcgtcttcctGTCCGGCGCAATCGGCACATTCCCCCTCTACGTAACCCCCTTCTTCATTCCGCTGTACACCAAAACCCTAGGATTCACATCCAGCACCGGCGCCGGCCTCGTCGCCGGCTTCAGCATATCCTCTGCCGTGGGCCGAATCCTCACGGGCTTGGCCTGCGATAAACTAGGCGCCCTGAACACGTTGTTCATTTCTAACCTTGTGACTGCGCTGAGCATGCTTGCCATTTGGCCGGCGTCAACGTCTCTTGGTCCATTGGCCGTTTTCGTGGTGCTGAATGGGCTGAGCAACGGCGGTTTCTTTTCAACCATGCCTACTGTTGTGAGTAATGTTTTTGGTAGTGCCAGGGTGAGTGTGGCGATGAGCATGGTTATCACGGGGTGGTTGGGTGGTTACTTAATG GGGAGTCCTATTGCGGGATATCTGCTTGAGGCGTATGGCGGTGCGGGTGCCGGACTCAAGGCGTATAGACCGGCTATGTTTTATGCTGGTTCTCTGGCGTTGGCTTCAgcggtgatggtgctggTTGCGAGGGTTAGACAGACGGGAAGACTGTTTGCTATTTTGTAG